From Poecile atricapillus isolate bPoeAtr1 chromosome Z, bPoeAtr1.hap1, whole genome shotgun sequence, one genomic window encodes:
- the PJA2 gene encoding LOW QUALITY PROTEIN: E3 ubiquitin-protein ligase Praja-2 (The sequence of the model RefSeq protein was modified relative to this genomic sequence to represent the inferred CDS: inserted 1 base in 1 codon) — protein sequence MILFRNSAMGQGLGKTAWPKPAGGYQTITSGRCGRRHSYVGFRPFLNNQDRDGHQQNDNCKQLELEDVQKENSLSFSEDSSPLVEVSADLLDEPLSKDGREPVCQSASSQTSEVTTSPFSVFCYGLEDSQISRDSMNPYEKPEDLAEYTSGGHNNLNGKNGIAFVNIDSYEPDSSDGEEEDAVDKYSWIREAAGLIQGRLDNILSQCEKEVESLNDIQSQLSAFNHSVYRESCEEAGPIPLACPNNKTLKSAEDEAIPKISMNDDSYETQQVTHIVDVGIGTPIPVADVLNISDGEMDQENSSELVVRPKIRKQNIAKQLERENHLPSDNEEESDSWRRTGIAAVQQCHPECPLRDGKDEISSGVFFLSRMHSHQKNMEIDLRRNAVARQQNSVLSDSAFWNEFEDRNTSYLVSHEDEDSSECSDGEWSTSVPSYFTAVEKEQSSSDESWETVSCREEHDPGVQRSSGGAKEESIDFCFQEGEQTFLEEGEIPWVQYREEVESSSDEENDTLSDFVHLGFFLLDGNNNLEDDSSVSEDLDVEWRLLDEFGDGLGLAQAIPYMEPQFLTFMALEGRLEAVETALAQLESLTFDVEQTHPPATKEAIDCLPQIIVTDDYNGQEQCCTICCSDFVEGEIITELPCRHLFHKPCVTLWLQRSGTCPVCRHVLAPVLPEAADDTVFFIXIDDSASSVDIAAGPSD from the exons ATGATCCTGTTCAGGAATTCAG CAATGGGCCAAGGACTTGGCAAAACTGCCTGGCCCAAGCCTGCTGGGGGATATCAGACTATTACAAGTGGAAGATGTGGAAGAAGACATTCCTATGTTGGGTTTAGACCATTTTTGAATAATCAAGACAGAGATGGACATCAACAGAATGACAACTGCAAACAATTAGAATTGGAAGATGTTCAGAAAGAGAATTCTTTAT CTTTCTCTGAAGATTCCAGTCCATTGGTTGAAGTTTCTGCTGATTTATTAGATGAGCCTTTGTCAAAGGATGGTAGAGAACCTGTTTGCCAAAGTGCGTCAAGCCAAACTTCTGAAGTGACCACATCACCATTTTCTGTATTCTGTTATGGCCTAGAAGACAGCCAAATCTCACGGGACTCGATGAATCCTTATGAAAAACCTGAGGACCTTGCAGAATACACATCTGGAGGGCATAATAATTTGAATGGTAAAAATGGAATTGCTTTTGTAAACATTGACTCCTATGAGCCAGATAGCAGTGATGGAGAGGAAGAGGATGCTGTAGACAAATATTCTTGGATAAGAGAAGCAGCAGGTCTAATTCAGGGAAGACTAGATAACATACTTTCTCAGTGTGAAAAAGAGGTGGAGTCTCTTAATGACATACAGTCCCAACTGTCTGCTTTCAACCACAGTGTTTATAGAGAAAGTTGTGAAGAAGCAGGACCAATTCCTTTGGCATGTCCAAACAATAAGACACTTAAATCTGCTGAAGATGAAGCTATACCAAAAATTAGCATGAATGATGACAGTTATGAGACACAACAGGTAACACATATAGTGGATGTTGGAATTGGAACCCCCATACCAGTTGCTGATGTATTAAATATCAGTGATGGAGAGATGGACCAAGAAAATTCTTCTGAGCTAGTAGTGAGACctaaaattagaaaacaaaatattgcaaaacagctggaaagagaaaatcATCTCCCTAGTGATAATGAAGAGGAAAGCGATTCCTGGAGGAGAACTGGAATTGCTGCTGTCCAGCAATGCCATCCTGAGTGTCCCTTGAGAGATGGCAAAGATGAGATTAGTTCTGGTGTGTTCTTTCTCTCAAGAATGCACAGTCATCAAAAGAACATGGAAATAGACTTAAGAAGAAATGCAGTAGCTCGACAGCAAAACAGTGTTCTAAGTGACAGTGCTTTTTGGAATGAATTTGAAGACCGCAACACAAGTTACTTAGTGTCCCATGAAGATGAAGACAG CTCAGAGTGCAGTGATGGAGAATGGTCTACATCTGTGCCTTCCTATTTTACTGCTGTGGAAAAAGAGCAGTCTTCAAGTGATGAAAGCTGGGAGACTGTCTCATGCAGGGAGGAGCATGACCCTGGTGTGCAGAGGAGCAGCGGTGGTGCGAAAGAGGAGAGCATAGACTTCTGCTTCCAAGAAGG GGAGCAGACATTCTTGGAGGAAGGTGAAATTCCTTGGGTACAGTATCGAGAAGAAGTAGAAAGTAGCAGTGACGAGGAAAATGATACACTTAGTGATTTTGTGCACCTTGGATTCTTCTTGTTGGATGGAAATAACAACCTTGAGGATGACTCCAGTGTGAGTGAAGACCTGGATGTGGAGTGGAG ACTACTTGATGAGTTTGGTGATGGCCTAGGACTTGCTCAAGCCATTCCTTACATGGAACCTCAATTTCTCACATTTATGGCACTAGAGGGACGCTTAGAAGCTGTGGAG ACTGCTCTGGCACAGTTGGAGTCTCTTACATTTGATGTTGAGCAGACTCATCCACCAGCTACGAAAGAAGCCATAGATTGTCTGCCACAGATTATTGTCACAGATGACTACAATG GTCAAGAGCAGTGTTGTACTATCTGTTGCAGTGATTTTGTGGAAGGTGAAATCATAACAGAGCTACCCTGTCGTCATTTGTTTCACAAACCTTGTGTAACTCTTTGGTTACAGAGA TCGGGAACATGCCCTGTTTGTCGTCATGTGCTTGCACCTGTTCTTCCCGAAGCAGCTGATgacactgtatttttta tgattgaTGATTCAGCATCTTCTGTTGACATTGCTGCAGGACCCTCAGACTAG